The Marinomonas sp. CT5 genome contains the following window.
AGGGGGAGGAGCCAGTTGGTTTGTCTAAGTTTGTTTGGCTCGGGAGCCAAACAAGGTCACTTTTTCAATGTCTGGATACGTCGTGAATATCTCAGACATTTTTTGCAGTAATTGGTTTGGAATATCGTATTGCGAAAGTGTCATAGGTAGTCTTTTAACACCGTCCAAGCCTGTTGGTGAGTGAATTTGAATCCAGTCGGTTTTCCAAAGTATGAACTACAGAAATAGGCGTGCGAGGTGGGCTATTTGTTGGTGAGTTGTTTACTGATCTCGTCAGCAGTATTGAGCAGCTGTTGGGCGAAGGTGTCGGCAAAGGTTTCTTCGCTGGCGAAGTTTTTAGACCAGATAAGGTTGATACAGGCACGTATTGTTCCGTCTACAAAGATGGGCGCGGCGATGGCTCTATAACCATCACTGATTTCTCTCCCTCCGAAGTAGGAGGGCGCACGAAAGGCGTATCCTTGTTTGCGGATTCTGTCACGAATAGCAGGCCATGTGTCATAAAAATGCTGGCGTTCTTGTTCTGTGGATGACTGTTTTTGCCAAGTGTTTTGTAGGTAACCCTCAATACTATCTGGGTCGCTAAAGGCCAGAAAAACACGACCAGCAGCTGAATCCAGAGTGCTTACTTTCACTTGGATACGACAATCTGGAACATAGACTCGTGTTAGTGTTCGAGTACTTTCTACCAGCACAATATCTTTTTCTATTGGGATAAAAATATCGGTTGGCCACATGACCTTTGCGGTTAACGCTTCTGCATAATGGCATATGGTTTCAATAAGAGGTTGGTCAGCTGGTGGTATATGAATCTCTGCTTGCTGCGGTAGCAATACATTGCTGCGATAGCGCTGATCAAGTAAGTTTTGTCGTACTAGGCGCTTTTCACATAACAGCTTAAGTAAGCGGTGAGCGGTGGTTTTGGGGATGCCAGTTCGTCTGGCAATTTCGGAAAGCGTTAACCCTTGAGCGTTGCCAAGTTCTGCTAAGATTTGGATACCACGATCAAGGGCTAAGGTCATAGGGCTATTTATATGAGTTCTTCGTAAATATGCCGCTGAACAAAAGCCAGAAGCATTGTGTTATTGAAATGTATCAGTCTTTATTCAAATACATCAAGGTCGTGGGCTAAGACAACCTTGCCATCGTAGTGCTTACGAACTTGGTCTGCGGTAGATTCTTCCGGTTCATCATCGTTAAGTACATGACTTAACACTAGCAATTTCGGTCTTGCCGCATTGGCTATTTTGGCCACAGCAGAGGCGGTGGTATGGGCTTCCAAAAAGTATTTAGCCAGTTTCTCTGGAGTTTTCTTTAATGATTCATCATTAAGGACTTCGTGTACCAGAATATCTACCCCTTTGGACATCTCGATGAGCTTTTCACTGTAAGCGGTATCACCAGAAATTACGATGCTTTTATCTGGTGTCGTGATTTTGTAGCCAAACGCCGGTTTGATATGCCCATGTGGTACATCGAATGCTTCAATAGTGACGTCCCCGTCTTTTACTATCCAACCGCCATGCTCGTATTCGTGTACTTGGGTTTTATATAAGTCTGGATTTTTAATCGGCTGTGAGCCATTGATGCGAAGATCCAAGTCGGCTTTTAACATCTCGTAGTAGCCATTGGTCATGGCTTGTGTTCCTTTTGGGCCATAAACAGAAATTTGTTTCGT
Protein-coding sequences here:
- a CDS encoding nucleotidyltransferase domain-containing protein, coding for MTLSQYDIPNQLLQKMSEIFTTYPDIEKVTLFGSRAKQT
- a CDS encoding helix-turn-helix domain-containing protein, yielding MTLALDRGIQILAELGNAQGLTLSEIARRTGIPKTTAHRLLKLLCEKRLVRQNLLDQRYRSNVLLPQQAEIHIPPADQPLIETICHYAEALTAKVMWPTDIFIPIEKDIVLVESTRTLTRVYVPDCRIQVKVSTLDSAAGRVFLAFSDPDSIEGYLQNTWQKQSSTEQERQHFYDTWPAIRDRIRKQGYAFRAPSYFGGREISDGYRAIAAPIFVDGTIRACINLIWSKNFASEETFADTFAQQLLNTADEISKQLTNK
- a CDS encoding MBL fold metallo-hydrolase; translation: MLVITASNTNLPHHKPFRPIKITERFPIMMKHLPHYAFLSFSLLATPLLAQTQLITLGTGTPVPNPERVGSSTAVIYNDTAYVFDIGPGSVHRAIQAASNGFPQLFPSNINHLFLTHLHSDHILDYPELASTFWWHRTKQISVYGPKGTQAMTNGYYEMLKADLDLRINGSQPIKNPDLYKTQVHEYEHGGWIVKDGDVTIEAFDVPHGHIKPAFGYKITTPDKSIVISGDTAYSEKLIEMSKGVDILVHEVLNDESLKKTPEKLAKYFLEAHTTASAVAKIANAARPKLLVLSHVLNDDEPEESTADQVRKHYDGKVVLAHDLDVFE